A window from Cryobacterium sp. PAMC25264 encodes these proteins:
- a CDS encoding M23 family metallopeptidase, whose product MTPSPTPTTTPAPDPPAPTETPTPPPPTETPAPADPGGTPSPTPTPTPTPNPAPAPSSAPGEPGNPGDEPPAGEPDPPGTQPDPSTTDAPDPDGTGNEPGAPVTPEPAPGDSTPAEPGTPAGSAGDPQASAGEAGRGAENGAPAGPAAPRASRASGVPPSNSTGRAPSRDYSRAAAAVATAEGTRTAAEVAYDTARLDLAATVADHASASTRLEEVQALAEAASTQSAISSRALATLVRATVQRGTDTTTLDALLGDHGSAELLSRLGIVDRISELTGSLGELRQRVEQDRQRAARLQADSELAQAATQNFPLADKQAALATAQVTLGQATAALAAATSGAQTTLAESASAAALRSSAASSELAGIALARVSGQGWATPAAGGVTDGFGPRPTLPLPGVEAFHSGVDLGAECGSPVFAASAGIVAQTGRLGTYGNWVLIDHGEGVTTGYAHIRDDATLVSVGEAVTAGQVIAGVGSTGASTGCHLHIEVRIDGTPIDPQPFFAARGITLGTE is encoded by the coding sequence ATGACACCCTCGCCGACTCCGACCACGACTCCCGCGCCCGATCCGCCGGCACCCACCGAGACGCCCACCCCGCCACCGCCGACAGAAACCCCTGCTCCCGCGGATCCGGGCGGAACGCCGAGCCCGACTCCGACGCCGACGCCGACGCCGAATCCCGCCCCCGCTCCCTCATCGGCGCCCGGCGAGCCGGGCAACCCGGGCGACGAACCACCGGCGGGCGAGCCGGATCCACCCGGAACCCAGCCGGACCCGTCGACCACGGATGCTCCCGACCCGGACGGGACGGGAAACGAACCCGGCGCCCCCGTCACCCCGGAGCCGGCCCCCGGCGACAGCACGCCGGCCGAACCCGGGACGCCCGCGGGGAGCGCCGGCGACCCTCAGGCATCCGCCGGGGAGGCCGGCCGCGGAGCGGAGAACGGCGCACCGGCCGGACCGGCAGCCCCGAGGGCGTCGAGGGCATCCGGTGTTCCCCCGTCGAACTCCACCGGACGCGCGCCGTCGCGGGATTACTCGCGCGCCGCCGCGGCCGTCGCGACCGCGGAGGGCACCAGGACCGCCGCCGAGGTCGCCTATGACACCGCCAGGCTCGACCTGGCCGCAACGGTGGCCGACCATGCATCCGCGTCGACCCGCCTCGAGGAGGTGCAAGCCCTCGCCGAGGCGGCGTCAACCCAGTCCGCGATCTCCTCCCGGGCCCTGGCCACGCTGGTGCGGGCGACGGTGCAGCGGGGCACGGACACCACCACACTGGATGCCCTGCTCGGCGACCACGGTTCCGCCGAGCTGCTGTCCCGGCTAGGCATCGTGGACCGGATCTCGGAGTTGACGGGCAGTCTCGGCGAGCTGCGGCAGCGGGTGGAACAGGACCGACAGCGGGCGGCACGCCTCCAGGCGGACTCCGAGCTCGCCCAGGCCGCCACCCAGAATTTCCCCCTGGCCGACAAGCAGGCCGCCCTCGCGACGGCGCAGGTCACCCTCGGCCAGGCGACCGCTGCCCTCGCTGCCGCCACGAGTGGGGCGCAGACCACGCTGGCCGAATCTGCCTCGGCCGCAGCGCTCCGCTCGAGCGCGGCATCCAGTGAGCTGGCCGGCATTGCGTTGGCGCGCGTGAGCGGGCAGGGCTGGGCGACGCCGGCGGCAGGCGGCGTCACCGATGGCTTCGGACCACGCCCCACCCTGCCGCTGCCCGGCGTCGAAGCGTTCCACTCGGGCGTCGACCTGGGCGCCGAGTGCGGGTCGCCGGTCTTCGCGGCCAGCGCCGGAATCGTCGCCCAGACCGGCCGACTGGGCACCTACGGCAACTGGGTGCTGATCGACCACGGTGAGGGTGTCACCACCGGCTATGCGCATATCCGGGATGACGCGACGCTGGTGAGCGTGGGCGAGGCCGTCACGGCCGGCCAGGTGATCGCCGGGGTCGGCAGCACCGGCGCGTCGACGGGGTGCCATCTGCACATCGAGGTGC